Proteins co-encoded in one Christiangramia fulva genomic window:
- a CDS encoding amylo-alpha-1,6-glucosidase codes for MDKKKLKEKVTEVIFENLIQGYSESQDTSYTFIKPSKKFYSYQYFWDTCFHIYILCAIGETGLAKDCFRTQFAMQSENGFVGHIHYWNNVMPARITDIFQNRIGLGRKLVQSHMSSLIQPPLIAQALQKIWETTKDEDYLREMLPKLKLYFEWLAKNRDFDDDGLISIISPFESGMDWKASYDPVVNFHHGKANKKLFWKMVGIDYRNFWRDYDHEKIAKRDKFRVKDAGFNTVYIQNLRAMGKLCEDIGDEDSRLYQKRFEQVRKTMIEKMYDEEDKAFYDLYGKNDEKIKILTATIFFPVIIEGMPEEICQDIIKNHFFNKEEFHTEYPVPSLSINDPAFNPGQSMYIWRGPTWIFNNWFMHQFFLEQGNEEEAKHLIDAIKKLIDKSGFREYYNPFTGEGYGAHNFTWGGLVLDMIHRDEEYKKKKSGKSEGSNQSKESNKKAG; via the coding sequence ATGGACAAAAAAAAGCTTAAAGAAAAAGTAACGGAGGTGATCTTTGAAAACCTTATTCAGGGTTACAGCGAAAGCCAGGACACCTCTTACACTTTTATCAAACCTTCGAAAAAATTTTACAGTTACCAGTATTTCTGGGATACCTGTTTTCATATTTATATTTTATGCGCTATTGGAGAAACAGGCCTGGCGAAAGACTGTTTTCGTACCCAATTCGCCATGCAGTCTGAAAACGGCTTCGTTGGCCATATACATTACTGGAATAATGTAATGCCGGCGCGAATCACTGATATTTTCCAAAATCGAATAGGTTTAGGGCGAAAACTAGTTCAATCCCACATGAGTTCCCTCATTCAGCCTCCTTTAATCGCGCAGGCACTTCAGAAGATTTGGGAAACTACAAAAGATGAAGATTACCTTCGGGAAATGCTTCCCAAACTTAAACTTTATTTTGAGTGGCTTGCGAAAAACAGGGATTTTGATGATGACGGGCTAATTTCAATTATCAGTCCGTTTGAATCAGGAATGGACTGGAAAGCTTCTTATGATCCTGTAGTTAATTTTCACCACGGAAAAGCCAATAAAAAATTATTCTGGAAAATGGTGGGAATAGATTACAGGAATTTCTGGCGTGATTATGACCATGAGAAGATCGCAAAAAGAGATAAGTTCAGGGTTAAGGATGCAGGATTTAATACGGTCTATATTCAGAATCTGAGAGCCATGGGTAAATTATGTGAAGATATTGGTGATGAGGATTCCAGGCTTTATCAGAAACGCTTTGAACAGGTTCGCAAGACCATGATCGAAAAGATGTATGATGAAGAAGATAAAGCCTTCTATGACCTGTACGGAAAAAATGACGAAAAAATCAAAATTCTTACCGCTACCATTTTCTTCCCGGTGATCATTGAAGGAATGCCCGAAGAAATTTGCCAGGATATTATAAAAAATCACTTTTTCAATAAAGAAGAATTCCATACAGAATATCCTGTACCCTCTTTATCAATAAACGATCCGGCATTTAATCCCGGGCAGTCAATGTATATTTGGAGAGGGCCTACCTGGATCTTTAATAACTGGTTCATGCACCAGTTCTTCCTGGAACAGGGCAATGAAGAAGAAGCCAAACACCTCATAGATGCGATCAAAAAATTGATCGATAAAAGTGGTTTTCGCGAATACTATAACCCGTTTACCGGTGAAGGTTACGGCGCCCATAATTTTACATGGGGAGGTCTTGTTCTCGATATGATCCATCGCGATGAAGAATACAAAAAGAAAAAATCGGGAAAATCAGAAGGTTCTAATCAATCAAAAGAATCAAATAAAAAAGCAGGTTAA
- a CDS encoding DUF4468 domain-containing protein — protein MKTFTLSLIFSFIFLGTYAQKTAEKFTLSSAGFEDSVIREYPGKSAAELYLAAKMWAEFTLDNPETAVSRDIKNDYLEYQVFVPSAFTIKDNGNSYTWDAMFDLAFRFKDGKIRYDVEIVEISSPNAPAFAIVGGPKQWAFYSLNNKPLPLTSEARKTMEDIVNDFIRGVSSFVNRDAKVPENGKN, from the coding sequence ATGAAAACTTTTACACTTAGCCTGATATTTAGCTTTATATTCCTTGGAACTTATGCTCAGAAAACAGCCGAAAAATTTACGCTTTCTTCAGCGGGATTTGAAGATTCGGTGATTCGTGAATATCCTGGTAAATCGGCTGCAGAACTTTATCTCGCTGCAAAAATGTGGGCTGAATTTACTCTCGATAATCCCGAAACAGCAGTTAGCCGTGATATTAAAAATGACTATTTGGAGTATCAGGTCTTCGTGCCAAGTGCTTTTACGATCAAAGACAATGGGAATAGCTATACCTGGGATGCCATGTTTGATCTTGCTTTCCGTTTTAAGGATGGAAAGATCAGGTATGATGTAGAAATCGTCGAAATCAGTAGCCCTAATGCTCCGGCTTTTGCAATAGTTGGCGGACCTAAACAATGGGCTTTTTATTCCCTCAACAATAAACCACTTCCTTTAACTTCGGAAGCACGCAAAACCATGGAAGATATTGTGAACGATTTTATTCGCGGAGTATCTTCATTTGTAAACCGCGATGCAAAAGTTCCTGAAAATGGAAAAAATTAA
- a CDS encoding SPW repeat domain-containing protein, with the protein MWGGILNSIIGLWLMSAPGIFQYGSAASNNGHIVGPVIVTFAVVSMWEATRGVRKWNFPMGAWLLVAPWILGYDSTLAIVSNMLSGVLVIFFATIKGSIEQRYGGGWSSLWQKNPQHLKEAEKQ; encoded by the coding sequence ATGTGGGGAGGAATTTTAAATAGCATTATAGGATTATGGCTGATGAGCGCGCCGGGGATTTTTCAATATGGCTCGGCGGCCTCCAATAACGGTCATATCGTCGGGCCGGTGATTGTTACTTTTGCGGTTGTTTCTATGTGGGAAGCAACCCGCGGAGTGCGAAAATGGAATTTCCCCATGGGTGCCTGGCTGCTCGTCGCACCCTGGATCCTTGGCTATGACAGTACTTTGGCGATAGTTAGCAATATGCTTAGTGGAGTTCTGGTGATTTTCTTTGCCACAATAAAAGGAAGTATTGAACAACGCTATGGCGGTGGATGGAGTTCATTATGGCAGAAAAATCCACAACATCTGAAAGAAGCTGAAAAACAATAA
- a CDS encoding vitamin K epoxide reductase family protein, producing the protein MSNKKENIPPGWDYNPATWSQRIPIVILAIFGFLIASYLAVYQLHITNDVWDPFFGNGSIKILESKVSNVLPIPDAALGAFGYLVDAVTGIIGGTQRWRKMPWIVIVFGLAVGPLGFVSVMLVVFQPVLFSAWCTLCLCSAVISIMMIGPAMDEMLASLQFMQRVRRSNASTWKAFWGVKSEIQKVK; encoded by the coding sequence ATGAGCAATAAAAAAGAAAACATTCCACCGGGCTGGGATTATAATCCCGCCACCTGGTCCCAACGTATTCCTATTGTAATACTGGCAATTTTCGGTTTTCTTATAGCCAGTTACCTGGCAGTGTACCAGCTCCATATAACCAATGATGTGTGGGATCCTTTCTTCGGAAACGGAAGTATTAAAATTCTCGAATCAAAAGTTTCTAATGTGTTGCCCATACCCGATGCCGCTTTAGGGGCCTTCGGATATCTGGTGGATGCCGTTACCGGAATAATCGGAGGTACACAAAGATGGCGAAAAATGCCATGGATCGTGATCGTTTTTGGACTGGCGGTGGGTCCGCTGGGTTTTGTAAGCGTGATGCTGGTGGTCTTTCAACCGGTATTATTCTCGGCCTGGTGTACACTTTGCCTTTGTTCGGCAGTGATCTCCATAATGATGATCGGTCCTGCAATGGACGAAATGCTGGCAAGCTTGCAATTTATGCAACGCGTGAGAAGATCGAATGCTTCAACATGGAAAGCATTTTGGGGAGTGAAATCTGAAATTCAAAAAGTAAAATAA
- a CDS encoding NAD-dependent epimerase/dehydratase family protein, with the protein MDEIIHHPTKGARLEDKEVIVISGSSGLIGRSLIKRLAKRYRVVGLDRVGPPYPPLEAECVNFNIKDEKAIDAAMERIRYGYGSKIASVIHLAAYYSFNTKDSPGYDEINVKGTRKFLNQLQDFEVDQFIYSSSDLIYKPVEPGTKIHEDCPVEANWGYPESKIITEDLIRKNNEKINTVFLRIAGIYNEMGHSIPITQQIKRIYEKELISHFYSGDVNHGDVFVHLEDVLDALEKTVEHRHDLPHEIAINIGEPETPTYQELQDKIGKLIHGKAWETHEVPKSIAKAGAWTQNLIGDPFIKPWMIDRADDHYELDISRAKKLIDWEPKHRLMDTLPVIIENLKEDPDAWYKANNLK; encoded by the coding sequence ATGGATGAAATCATTCATCACCCCACAAAAGGGGCGAGATTGGAAGATAAGGAAGTCATTGTAATTAGTGGCAGCAGTGGTCTTATTGGCCGCTCCCTGATCAAAAGGCTCGCGAAAAGATACAGGGTCGTAGGCCTCGATAGAGTAGGACCTCCATATCCGCCATTGGAAGCCGAATGTGTCAATTTCAATATAAAAGACGAAAAGGCTATCGACGCCGCGATGGAGCGAATTCGCTATGGTTATGGAAGCAAGATTGCTTCTGTCATTCACCTGGCCGCCTATTATAGTTTTAATACTAAAGATAGCCCGGGTTATGATGAGATCAATGTTAAGGGAACCCGTAAATTTCTGAATCAGTTGCAGGATTTTGAAGTAGATCAGTTTATTTATTCAAGTTCCGATTTGATTTATAAACCTGTGGAACCGGGAACTAAAATTCATGAAGATTGTCCCGTAGAAGCCAACTGGGGTTATCCCGAATCAAAAATCATTACCGAAGATCTTATCAGGAAAAATAACGAAAAAATTAATACCGTTTTTTTAAGAATTGCCGGTATCTACAACGAAATGGGACATTCCATTCCCATTACCCAGCAGATCAAACGTATTTATGAAAAAGAACTAATAAGTCATTTTTATTCGGGAGATGTCAACCATGGTGATGTTTTTGTTCACCTGGAAGATGTGCTTGATGCGCTTGAAAAAACCGTGGAGCATCGTCATGACCTGCCTCATGAAATAGCGATCAATATAGGTGAACCCGAAACTCCCACCTACCAGGAATTGCAGGATAAAATAGGAAAACTTATTCACGGGAAAGCATGGGAAACCCATGAAGTGCCAAAATCTATTGCCAAAGCCGGTGCCTGGACACAAAATCTAATAGGAGATCCCTTCATTAAGCCCTGGATGATAGACCGGGCAGATGACCATTATGAGCTTGATATTTCAAGAGCGAAAAAACTTATAGACTGGGAACCAAAACATCGGCTAATGGATACTTTGCCCGTGATCATAGAAAACCTGAAAGAAGATCCTGATGCCTGGTATAAAGCAAATAACCTGAAGTGA
- a CDS encoding aldo/keto reductase: MEYKKLGNTELKAAPIVFGGNVFGWTADEKQSFQLLDSILEKGFNMIDTADVYSRWAKGNTGGESESIIGRYLKERKNREKLIIATKVGSSMREGGEKDISKEHILEAVDDSLRRLQTDYIDLYLTHWDDDKTPVEETLDAYQTLIKQGKVRYIGASNLSPERLKASLEASKNEGLPKYEVFQPEYSLMQREKFEGEIREICEKENLGVISYFSLASGFLTGKYKSKSDIEGREREKFLKNYFDERGERVLEVLKNTARKYEVSEAAVALRWIIQRPGITAPIASATKLSQLKAFDEAVDFQMKTEDMDALTKASSK, encoded by the coding sequence ATGGAATACAAAAAATTAGGTAATACAGAACTTAAGGCAGCACCCATAGTTTTTGGGGGAAATGTATTTGGCTGGACGGCCGATGAAAAACAGTCTTTCCAACTACTAGACAGCATACTCGAGAAAGGATTTAATATGATAGATACCGCCGATGTTTATTCGCGCTGGGCAAAAGGCAATACCGGAGGTGAATCTGAAAGTATCATAGGCCGATACCTGAAGGAACGAAAGAATAGAGAAAAGCTCATTATCGCTACAAAAGTTGGATCCAGCATGCGGGAAGGAGGTGAAAAAGATATTTCAAAAGAACATATTTTGGAAGCTGTTGATGATTCCCTTCGCCGACTTCAAACAGATTATATCGATCTTTATCTAACGCATTGGGATGATGATAAAACACCTGTTGAAGAAACTCTCGACGCCTATCAAACGCTAATAAAACAAGGGAAAGTAAGATATATAGGAGCTTCAAATTTATCACCCGAACGCCTGAAAGCATCTCTGGAAGCCTCGAAAAATGAAGGATTGCCAAAATATGAAGTTTTTCAGCCTGAGTACAGTCTTATGCAACGGGAAAAATTTGAAGGCGAGATCAGGGAAATCTGTGAAAAGGAAAACCTGGGCGTAATTAGTTATTTCTCGCTCGCCAGCGGATTCCTTACCGGGAAATACAAATCAAAAAGCGACATTGAAGGCCGGGAACGTGAGAAATTTCTGAAAAATTATTTTGATGAGCGCGGAGAAAGAGTCCTGGAAGTTTTGAAAAATACCGCCCGTAAATACGAAGTCTCAGAAGCTGCGGTCGCTTTGAGATGGATCATTCAAAGACCGGGAATTACGGCTCCTATTGCAAGTGCCACTAAATTATCCCAATTAAAAGCTTTTGATGAAGCGGTTGATTTCCAGATGAAAACAGAAGATATGGACGCGCTTACTAAAGCAAGCTCAAAATAG
- the hisS gene encoding histidine--tRNA ligase, protein MAQKPSIPKGTRDFSPEEVARRNYIFDKIKTEFKKFGFQPIETPSFENSSTLMGKYGDEGDRLIFKILNSGDFLKKADKNALQEMDSPKLTPSISEKALRYDLTVPFARYVVQHQNEIEFPFKRYQIQPVWRADRPQKGRFREFFQCDADVVGSDSLWQEVEFIQLYDSVFSSLGLDGVTIKINNRKVLSGFAEMIGESDKLIDFTVALDKLDKIGKDGVVKEMREKGISEEAIDKIQPIFGLNGDFAAKIEGLKNILSASEIGKKGIAELEFIQKAIEEMPLKTAKPDLEVTLARGLNYYTGAIFEVAAPENVKMGSIGGGGRYDDLTGIFGLKNMSGIGISFGLDRIYMVLEELDLFPETVTAGTKVLFINFGEKEAFYAMKAVRELRKEGIVAELYPEDTKMGKQMKHADKRNIPYVVLAGDEEMKAQKFTLKHMKSGEQNAIDLRALIEKLK, encoded by the coding sequence ATGGCACAAAAACCATCCATCCCTAAAGGAACCCGTGATTTTTCTCCGGAAGAAGTTGCAAGAAGAAACTATATTTTTGATAAGATAAAAACTGAATTTAAAAAATTTGGTTTTCAGCCCATTGAAACCCCTAGTTTCGAAAATTCTTCTACTCTTATGGGTAAATATGGCGATGAAGGAGACCGGCTTATTTTTAAAATTCTCAATTCAGGAGATTTTCTTAAAAAAGCCGATAAAAATGCTTTGCAGGAAATGGATAGCCCAAAATTGACCCCTTCAATCAGTGAAAAAGCGCTGCGCTATGATCTTACCGTGCCTTTTGCCAGGTACGTGGTGCAACATCAAAATGAGATCGAGTTTCCGTTTAAACGCTATCAAATTCAGCCGGTGTGGCGTGCAGATCGTCCTCAAAAAGGCCGTTTTCGTGAATTCTTTCAGTGCGATGCCGATGTGGTTGGCAGCGACAGCCTCTGGCAGGAAGTGGAATTTATTCAGTTGTATGATTCCGTGTTTAGTAGCCTCGGCCTGGATGGAGTGACCATCAAGATCAATAATCGTAAAGTTCTTTCCGGATTTGCCGAAATGATCGGAGAGAGCGATAAACTGATCGATTTTACCGTGGCCTTAGACAAGCTTGATAAAATTGGCAAGGATGGGGTGGTAAAAGAAATGCGCGAAAAAGGGATTTCAGAAGAAGCCATTGATAAAATTCAGCCAATTTTTGGTCTTAATGGCGATTTTGCCGCTAAAATTGAAGGTTTGAAGAATATTCTTTCCGCTTCTGAAATAGGTAAAAAAGGTATTGCAGAGCTTGAATTCATTCAGAAAGCTATTGAAGAAATGCCTTTGAAAACGGCCAAACCAGACCTCGAAGTTACCCTCGCCCGCGGACTCAATTATTACACCGGCGCAATTTTTGAAGTTGCCGCGCCTGAAAATGTGAAAATGGGATCTATTGGCGGTGGCGGTCGCTACGATGACCTTACCGGTATTTTCGGATTAAAAAATATGAGTGGTATAGGGATTTCCTTCGGCCTCGACAGAATTTACATGGTATTGGAAGAGCTTGATCTTTTTCCTGAAACGGTTACTGCCGGAACAAAGGTCCTTTTTATCAATTTTGGAGAAAAGGAAGCCTTTTATGCAATGAAAGCGGTTAGGGAATTGCGAAAAGAAGGTATAGTTGCTGAACTGTATCCCGAAGACACAAAAATGGGCAAACAGATGAAGCACGCCGATAAACGGAATATTCCTTACGTAGTTCTGGCGGGTGATGAAGAAATGAAAGCGCAAAAATTTACCCTGAAGCATATGAAATCTGGCGAACAGAATGCCATAGACCTCAGGGCATTAATTGAAAAATTAAAATAA
- a CDS encoding ABC transporter permease — MFSLFRENIRIAIDSIRTQPLRTILTVLIIAIGITALVGILSAVAALENTISTNFSSMGANTFSLQRYDFRRQQFGDQKQKVNPIISYNEVKQFENDYQYPQTNTAISFTGTNGAEVKYENEKTDPDVAVLGVNENFLGNSGLDVEEGRDFNFFDIKNNNNVAVVGSDFKEGIFKGLNPLGKTISIRGAKFKVIGVLKSQGSTFGNSQDLRVFIPLQHARSLFSQPNINYSVSVKVKDKNFLEPAQDEAITTFRNIRGLNPIEENNFAIEHSDDLINRALSITSALNVAAWIISIITIFGSSIALMNIMLVTVAERTREIGVRKALGAKNNTIATQFFLETLVIGQMGGILGIIFGILIGYTVSKSLEFDFTTPWMAMFWATTITILVAILAGSYPAAKAAKQDPIESLRYE, encoded by the coding sequence ATGTTTTCACTGTTCCGGGAAAATATCCGAATAGCTATAGATTCTATCCGCACACAGCCCCTGCGCACGATTTTAACGGTTTTGATCATTGCCATTGGGATTACCGCGCTCGTAGGAATTTTAAGTGCGGTTGCCGCCCTGGAAAATACTATCAGTACTAATTTTTCTTCAATGGGAGCCAATACTTTCAGCTTGCAGAGATATGACTTCAGACGGCAGCAATTTGGCGATCAAAAGCAGAAGGTGAATCCTATCATTAGTTATAATGAGGTGAAACAATTTGAAAATGACTATCAATATCCGCAAACAAATACGGCCATTTCATTTACCGGCACGAACGGGGCAGAAGTAAAATATGAAAATGAAAAGACCGATCCTGATGTGGCGGTGTTGGGGGTAAATGAGAATTTTCTCGGCAATTCGGGACTTGATGTTGAAGAAGGACGCGATTTTAACTTTTTTGATATTAAGAATAATAACAATGTTGCGGTTGTGGGATCAGATTTTAAAGAAGGTATTTTTAAAGGACTCAATCCGCTTGGCAAAACCATTAGTATAAGAGGTGCTAAATTTAAAGTTATTGGAGTGCTGAAATCCCAGGGGAGCACCTTTGGAAATAGCCAGGATCTGCGAGTTTTTATTCCACTGCAGCATGCGCGCTCGCTTTTTTCACAACCTAATATTAATTACAGTGTGAGCGTCAAGGTAAAAGATAAAAATTTTCTTGAACCAGCTCAGGATGAAGCAATTACCACTTTTAGAAATATACGCGGACTCAATCCTATTGAAGAAAACAACTTTGCCATTGAACATAGCGACGACCTGATTAACCGGGCCCTTTCAATTACCAGCGCACTTAATGTAGCCGCATGGATCATTTCTATCATTACCATTTTCGGATCGTCCATAGCTTTGATGAATATTATGCTTGTTACTGTTGCTGAACGCACCCGTGAAATTGGGGTTAGAAAAGCCCTTGGTGCGAAAAATAATACCATTGCGACACAATTTTTCCTGGAAACCCTGGTAATTGGTCAAATGGGAGGAATTTTAGGAATTATCTTCGGAATACTGATAGGCTATACGGTTTCCAAATCATTGGAATTTGATTTCACAACTCCGTGGATGGCGATGTTCTGGGCCACAACAATTACGATCCTGGTTGCTATTCTCGCCGGAAGTTATCCGGCAGCAAAAGCCGCGAAGCAGGATCCTATTGAGTCGCTTCGCTACGAGTAA
- a CDS encoding DUF6495 family protein: MKYARLTKEQFEEMHQEFINFLATQSITVEEWDKIKNEKPEVAEEELDIFSDLIWEGVLNKVEYLEHFSPNQMYLFNITAATMNLIAVKIENDAIDITTTEGYNWLQNNLMDDSVNIYTSTKAISDDRNKDIFALIKQGANITKGDLYRFFENVVQD, translated from the coding sequence ATGAAATACGCCCGATTAACAAAAGAACAGTTTGAAGAAATGCATCAGGAATTCATAAATTTCCTTGCGACCCAATCTATAACTGTTGAGGAATGGGATAAGATAAAAAATGAAAAACCTGAGGTAGCCGAAGAGGAACTGGATATTTTCAGCGACCTTATTTGGGAAGGTGTGCTCAATAAGGTGGAGTATTTGGAGCATTTTTCCCCTAACCAGATGTATCTTTTTAATATAACGGCTGCGACTATGAACCTTATCGCGGTTAAGATTGAAAATGACGCCATTGATATTACCACGACTGAAGGTTATAATTGGCTCCAGAACAACCTCATGGATGATTCGGTAAATATTTATACTTCTACAAAAGCCATTAGTGACGACCGGAATAAAGACATTTTCGCGCTGATCAAACAGGGTGCCAATATTACCAAAGGAGATTTATACAGGTTTTTTGAAAATGTGGTTCAGGACTGA
- the rplI gene encoding 50S ribosomal protein L9, which translates to MEVILKKDVEKLGFKDDVVEVKNGYGRNYLIPQGFAELATPSARKVLAETLKQRAYKEQKNIDEAKKQAEKLNSIEIKLTAKAGAGDKLFGSVTDADLAQALSKEGVEIDRKYISIAGGNIKRLGQYEATLRFHREVVSNFTFDVVAEA; encoded by the coding sequence ATGGAAGTGATTCTTAAAAAAGACGTAGAGAAATTAGGCTTTAAAGATGATGTTGTAGAAGTTAAAAACGGCTACGGCAGAAACTATCTTATTCCACAGGGTTTTGCTGAATTGGCAACTCCTTCTGCCAGGAAGGTTTTGGCAGAGACGCTTAAGCAGAGAGCCTATAAGGAACAAAAGAATATAGATGAAGCTAAGAAACAGGCTGAAAAACTTAATAGTATTGAGATCAAATTAACTGCCAAGGCAGGAGCTGGAGATAAGCTTTTTGGTTCAGTTACAGATGCCGATCTTGCTCAGGCCCTTTCTAAAGAAGGAGTGGAGATCGACAGAAAGTATATTAGCATCGCTGGTGGAAACATCAAAAGGCTGGGACAGTATGAAGCTACTTTACGTTTTCATCGTGAAGTTGTTTCTAACTTCACCTTTGACGTTGTCGCTGAAGCGTAA
- the rpsR gene encoding 30S ribosomal protein S18: protein MATSIEQQAKGKKDGEIRYLTPLNIETTKAKKYCRFKRSGIKYVDYKDPNFLMGFVNEQGKLLPRRLTGTSLKFQRKVATAVKRARHLALMPYVGDLLK, encoded by the coding sequence ATGGCAACATCTATTGAACAACAGGCAAAAGGAAAAAAAGACGGAGAGATCAGGTATCTTACTCCTCTTAATATTGAAACCACCAAGGCTAAGAAATACTGCCGTTTTAAAAGATCTGGGATCAAATATGTAGATTACAAAGATCCTAACTTTTTAATGGGTTTTGTAAACGAACAGGGTAAATTGTTACCCCGACGTTTAACAGGTACTTCTTTGAAGTTCCAGAGAAAAGTGGCTACTGCCGTAAAACGTGCACGCCACCTGGCATTAATGCCTTATGTAGGTGATTTATTAAAATAA
- the rpsF gene encoding 30S ribosomal protein S6 has product MNNYETVFILNPVLSDEQIKETVKKYEDFLVSRGAEMVAKEDWGLKKLAYPIQHKKSGFYHLFEFKAPGEVIEPLELEFRRDERMMRYLTVKLDKYAIEWAEKRRKRNKEKA; this is encoded by the coding sequence ATGAACAACTATGAAACTGTTTTCATCTTGAATCCCGTTTTATCTGATGAGCAGATAAAGGAAACAGTAAAGAAATACGAAGATTTTCTTGTTTCGAGAGGGGCCGAGATGGTAGCTAAAGAAGACTGGGGGCTAAAAAAACTTGCTTACCCAATCCAGCACAAAAAAAGTGGTTTTTATCACTTATTCGAATTTAAGGCTCCCGGTGAAGTGATCGAGCCTTTAGAACTTGAATTCAGAAGAGACGAGCGTATGATGCGTTATCTAACTGTAAAATTAGATAAGTATGCGATCGAATGGGCTGAAAAAAGAAGAAAACGTAACAAGGAAAAAGCGTAA